Proteins from one Mus pahari chromosome 18, PAHARI_EIJ_v1.1, whole genome shotgun sequence genomic window:
- the LOC110335997 gene encoding LOW QUALITY PROTEIN: butyrophilin subfamily 1 member A1-like (The sequence of the model RefSeq protein was modified relative to this genomic sequence to represent the inferred CDS: deleted 1 base in 1 codon), with protein MGVPLTATSVSTEEFRVFGPSDPIVAAPGGEAILPCSVIPAMNVENMEELRWFRSRFSEAVLVYRDQEEQKREQMPEYSWRTSLVKDQFHQGKAAVRIQNVQASDSGMYICHFKQGVFYDEAILELKVAAMDSVPEVYIKGPEDGGVCVVCMTSGWYPEPQVHWRDSRRKNLTASSEIHREDAQGLFSTETSLVVRDSSVRNVTCSTFNTVLGQEKAMTMFLPEPFFPKVSPWKPAFLVTLTMLGLLVFGISYLLRRERSARLIMQEMSGNLQSVKEKKTKEYTLRTAGELWKELARRKAAYMAAWRKAQLYADWRKEHFQTWTFTLDPASAHHNLAISQDRLSVTRRFSGMHLYDFSSVLGSSGISSGRHYWEVKLKIRKDSKWILGVCREGVDRKDFSFETPQKGFWTVGQSSSGYWAYDDSGIVSLSVRQALQHVGVFVDYTEGDISFYNMSDMSHMFSFKKSSFSGTLFPYFRLRSGNVSMIISSMACVSEGREGDQEEEGEKQGEGKEGEESSFLQQPGTLCIHNVDHCPSLQFGSLWECRSHREKPPWVLEGPGALTTALQSDSEAVAVAVAVAVAVAVAVVAVRSCFVSGGA; from the exons ATGGGTGTG cctctcactgCTACATCTGTGTCCACAGAGGAGTTCCGGGTCTTTGGTCCCTCAGATCCCATTGTGGCTGCACCAGGTGGGGAAGCCATCCTTCCCTGCTCCGTGATTCCAGCCATGAACGTGGAGAACATGGAGGAGCTGAGGTGGTTCCGCAGCAGATTCTCAGAAGCAGTACTTGTCTATCGGGACCAAGAGGAGCAGAAAAGAGAGCAGATGCCTGAGTATTCCTGGCGGACCTCTCTGGTGAAGGACCAGTTCCATCAAGGCAAGGCTGCTGTGAGGATCCAAAATGTCCAGGCATCAGATAGTGGGATGTACATCTGCCACTTCAAACAGGGAGTGTTCTATGACGAGGCCATCTTGGAACTGAAGGTGGCAG CAATGGACTCAGTTCCTGAAGTGTACATCAAAGGTCCAGAAGATGGtggagtgtgtgttgtgtgcatgacCTCAGGGTGGTACCCGGAGCCTCAGGTACATTGGAGAGATTCCAGAAGAAAGAATCTTACAGCATCTTCAGAGATCCATCGTGAAGATGCTCAAGGACTGTTTAGCACAGAGACCTCGCTGGTGGTGAGAGACAGCTCTGTGAGGAATGTGACCTGCTCTACTTTCAATACTGTCTTGGGTCAGGAGAAAGCCATGACCATGTTCCTCCCAG AGCCCTTCTTCCCCAAGGTCTCTCCCTGGAAACCAGCTTTTCTTGTGACTCTGACCATGTTGGGACTACTAGTCTTTGGGATAAGCTATCTTCTCAGAAGGGAACGTTCTGCAAGGCTGATCATGCAGGAGATGTCGGGGAATCTTCAGAGTGTGAaggagaagaagacaaaggagtATACTCTGAGGACTGCTG GTGAACTCTGGAAGGAGCTTG CTCGAAGGAAAGCAGCTTACATGGCAG CCTGGAGGAAGGCCCAGCTGTATGCAG ATTGGCGCAAGGAACACTTCCAGACCT GGACTTTCACTCTGGATCCAGCCTCTGCCCACCACAACCTTGCCATCTCCCAGGACAGGCTGAGTGTGACCCGGAGGTTTTCTGGTATGCACTTGTATGACTTCTCCAGTGTGTTAGGCAGCAGTGGCATCTCTTCTGGAAGACATTACTGGGAGGTGAAGCTAAAAATCAGAAAAGACAGCAAATGGATTCTGGGGGTCTGTAGGGAAGGTGTGGACAGAAAAGACTTTTCTTTTGAGACCCCACAAAAGGGGTTTTGGACTGTGGGGCAGTCTAGTAGTGGATACTGGGCCTATGATGACTCTGGGATTGTTTCATTATCTGTCAGGCAAGCTCTGCAGCATGTAGGAGTGTTTGTGGACTACACTGAAGGTGACATCTCCTTCTATAACATGAGTGACATGTCCCACATGTTCTCCTTCAAAAAGTCTTCTTTCTCTGGGACTCTTTTTCCATACTTCAGGCTTAGGTCTGGAAATGTTTCAATGATTATCAGCTCCATGGCATGTGtgtctgaggggagggagggagatcaggaggaggaaggggagaaacaaGGGGAGGGCAAAGAGGGGGAAGAATCTTCATTCCTTCAGCAG CCAGGAACTCTCTGTATCCATAATGTGGACCACTGCCCAAGTCTTCAGTTTGGCTCTTTGTGGGAGTGTAGAAGCCACAGGGAAAAGCCCCCATGGGTCCTAGAGGGGCCTGGAGCCTTGACCACTGCTCTTCAGTCTGACTccgaggctgtggctgtggctgtggctgtggctgtggctgtggctgtggctgtggtggcAGTGAGGTCATGCTTTGTGTCAGGTGGTGCATGA